A single Hippocampus zosterae strain Florida chromosome 1, ASM2543408v3, whole genome shotgun sequence DNA region contains:
- the polr2a gene encoding DNA-directed RNA polymerase II subunit RPB1, producing MHGPPSGDSACPLRTIKRVQFGIISPDELKRMSVTEGGIKYPETTEGGRPKLGGLMDPRQGVIERSGRCQTCAGNMTECPGHFGHIELAKPVFHVGFISKIMKVMRCVCFFCSKLLVDANNPKIKDILGKSKGQPRKRLTHVYELCKGKNICEGGEEMDNKFGMEQQDTEEDITKEKGHGGCGRYQPRIRRSGLELYAEWKHVNEDSQEKKILLSPERVHEIFKRISDEEDIILGMDPKFSRPEWMIVTVLPVPPLAVRPAVVMQGSARNQDDLTHKLADIVKINNQLRRNEQSGAAAHVIAEDVKLLQFHVATMVDNELPGLPRAMQKSGRPLKSIKQRLKGKEGRVRGNLMGKRVDFSARTVITPDPNLQIDQVGVPRSIAANMTFPEIVTPFNNDRLQELVRRGNSQYPGAKYIIRDNGDRIDLRFHPKPSDLHLQIGYKVERHMCDGDIIIFNRQPTLHKMSMMGHRVRILPWSTFRLNLSVTTPYNADFDGDEMNLHLPQSLETRAEIQELAMVPRMIVTPQSNRPVMGIVQDTLTAVRKFTKRDVFLERGEVMNLLMFLSTWDGKVPQPAILKPRPLWTGKQIFSLIIPGHINVIRTHSTHPDDEDSGPYKHISPGDTKVIVENGELIMGILCKKSLGTSAGSLVHISYLEMGHDVTRLFYSNIQTVVNNWLLIEGHSIGIGDSIADAKTYLDIQNTIKKAKQDVIEVIEKAHNNELEPTPGNTLRQTFENQVNRILNDARDKTGSSAQKSLSEYNNFKSMVVAGSKGSKINISQVIAVVGQQNVEGKRIPFGFKHRTLPHFIKDDYGPESRGFVENSYLAGLTPTEFFFHAMGGREGLIDTAVKTAETGYIQRRLIKSMESVMVKYDGTVRNSINQVVQLRYGEDGLAGENVEFQNMATLKPSNKAFEKKFKFDCGNERALRRTLQEDVVKDVMTNAHVQGTLEREFDKMKEDRENLRTIFPTGDSKVVLPCNLARMIWNAQKIFRINTRTPTDLNPIRVVEGVEELSKKLVIVNGEDRLSRQAQENATLLFNIHLRSTLCSKRMTEEFRLTTEAFDWLLGEIETKFNHSVAHPGEMVGALAAQSLGEPATQMTLNTFHYAGVSAKNVTLGVPRLKELINISKKPKTPSLTVFLLGQAARDAERAKDILCRLEHTTLRKVTANTAIYYDPNPQNTVVAEDQEWVNVYYEMPDFDVTRISPWLLRIELDRKHMTDRKLTMEQIAEKINAGFGDDLNCIFNDDNAEKLVLRIRIMKSDENKFQEDEEVVDKMDDDVFLRCIESNMLTDMTLQGIEQISKVYMHLPQTDNKKKIIITEDGEFKALQEWILETDGVSLMRVLSEKDVDPVRTTSNDIVEIFTVLGIEAVRKALERELYHVISFDGSYVNYRHLALLCDTMTCRGHLMAITRHGINRQDTGPLMKCSFEETVDVLMEASSHGESDPMKGVSENIMLGQLAPAGTGCFDLLLDAEKCKYGMEIPTNIPGISVAGPTGMFFGSVPSPMSGRSPAMTPWNTGATPAHGAWSPSIGSGMTPGAAGFSPSAASDASGFSPGYSPAWSPTPGSPGSPGPASPYIPSPGGAMSPNYSPTSPAYEPRSPGGYTPQSPGYSPTSPSYSPTSPSYSPTSPNYSPTSPSYSPTSPSYSPTSPSYSPTSPSYSPTSPSYSPTSPSYSPTSPSYSPTSPSYSPTSPSYSPTSPSYSPTSPSYSPTSPSYSPTSPSYSPTSPSYSPTSPSYSPTSPSYSPTSPNYTPTSPSYSPTSPSYSPTSPSYSPTSPNYTPTSPNYSPTSPSYSPTSPSYSPSSPRYTPQSPTYTPSSPSYSPSSPSYSPTSPKYTPTSPSYSPSSPEYTPTSPKYSPTSPKYSPTSPKYSPTSPTYSPTTPKYSPTSPTYSPTSPTYTPTSPKYSPTSPTYSPTSPKYSPTSPTYSPTSPKGSTYSPTSPGYSPTSPTYNLVVSPDDSDEENN from the exons ATGCACGGACCGCCCTCCGGCGACAGCGCATGCCCCTTGCGCACGATCAAGAGAGTTCAGTTCGGCATCATCAGCCCCGATGAGCTT AAACGAATGTCGGTCACGGAAGGGGGTATCAAATACCCCGAAACGACAGAAGGTGGTCGTCCAAAACTCGGCGGTCTTATGGACCCGAGACAAGGGGTCATCGAGCGAAGTGGAAGATGTCAGACGTGTGCAG GTAACATGACTGAATGCCCGGGACACTTTGGCCACATCGAACTGGCAAAGCCCGTCTTTCACGTCGGCTTTATATCCAAGATAATGAAGGTCATGCGTTGCGTCTGCTTCTTTTGCTCCAAGCTACTCGTGGATGCG AACAATCCCAAGATCAAAGACATCCTTGGCAAGTCCAAAGGGCAACCCAGGAAGCGCTTGACGCACGTCTACGAGCTGTGCAAGGGAAAAAATATCTGCGAAGGAGGCGAGGAGATGGACAACAAATTTGGGATGGAGCAGCAGGACACCGAGGAGGACATCACTAAGGagaag GGACACGGTGGCTGCGGGCGCTACCAGCCTCGCATCAGACGCTCCGGCCTGGAGCTGTACGCCGAGTGGAAGCACGTGAACGAGGACTCGCAGGAGAAGAAGATCCTGCTGAGCCCCGAGCGCGTGCACGAGATCTTCAAGCGCATCTCGGACGAGGAGGACATCATCTTGGGCATGGATCCCAAGTTTTCCCGACCCGAATGGATGATCGTCACCGTCCTGCCCGTCCCTCCGCTGGCCGTCCGGCCGGCTGTCGTCATGCAGGGCTCCGCCCGCAACCAG GACGACCTGACCCACAAGCTGGCCGACATTGTGAAAATCAACAACCAGCTGAGGCGAAACGAGCAAAGTGGCGCCGCGGCCCACGTCATCGCGGAGGACGTCAAGTTGCTCCAGTTCCACGTGGCCACCATGGTGGACAACGAGCTCCCGGGCTTGCCCAGA gCGATGCAAAAGTCCGGCCGCCCTCTCAAATCCATCAAACAGCGTCTCAAGGGCAAGGAAGGCCGAGTCCGAGGCAACCTGATGGGCAAGCGCGTGGACTTCTCGGCGCGAACCGTCATCACGCCCGATCCGAATCTCCAAATCGACCAAGTGGGCGTCCCGCGATCCATCGCCGCCAATATGACCTTCCCGGAAATCGTCACGCCCTTCAACAATGACAG ACTGCAAGAGCTCGTGCGGCGAGGCAACAGCCAGTACCCCGGAGCCAAATACATCATCCGCGACAACGGAGACAGAATCGACCTGCGATTCCACCCCAAACCCAGCGACCTTCATTTGCAGATCGGCTACAAG GTGGAGAGACACATGTGTGACGGCGACATCATCATCTTTAACCGGCAGCCCACGCTGCATAAAATGTCCATGATGGGTCACAGGGTTCGAATTCTGCCCTGGTCCACATTTCGGCTCAACCTGAG CGTCACCACGCCCTACAACGCCGACTTTGACGGCGACGAGATGAACCTGCACCTGCCGCAGTCCCTGGAGACCAGAGCCGAGATCCAAGAACTGGCCATGGTGCCGCGCATGATCGTCACGCCGCAGTCCAACAGGCCCGTCATGGGCATCGTGCAGGACACCCTGACGGCCGTGCGCAAATTCACCAAGAGGGACGTCTTCTTGGAGCGG GGCGAAGTCATGAACCTCCTGATGTTCCTCTCCACCTGGGACGGGAAGGTGCCCCAGCCGGCCATCCTCAAGCCCCGCCCGCTGTGGACCGGCAAGCAGATCTTCAGCCTGATCATCCCGGGACACATCAACGTCATCCGCACGCACAGCACGCATCCGGACGACGAAGACAGCGGTCCTTATAAGCACATCTCGCCCGGCGACACCAAG GTGATCGTGGAAAACGGCGAGCTGATCATGGGCATCCTGTGTAAGAAGTCTCTGGGAACGTCGGCCGGTTCCCTGGTCCACATTTCCTACCTGGAGATGGGCCACGACGTCACCCGACTCTTCTACTCCAACATCCAGACGGTGGTCAACAACTGGCTGCTCATCGAAG GTCATTCCATCGGCATCGGGGACTCCATCGCCGACGCCAAGACTTACCTGGACATCCAGAACACGATCAAGAAAGCCAAACAGGATGTGATTGAG GTCATCGAGAAGGCCCACAACAACGAGCTGGAGCCCACGCCGGGCAACACGCTGAGGCAGACCTTTGAGAACCAGGTCAACCGGATCCTCAACGACGCCCGCGACAAGACGGGCTCGTCGGCCCAGAAGTCCCTGTCGGAATACAACAACTTCAAGTCCATGGTGGTGGCCGGATCCAAGGGCTCCAAGATTAACATCTCGCAG GTTATCGCGGTGGTGGGGCAGCAGAACGTGGAGGGCAAACGAATCCCGTTTGGTTTCAAGCACCGCACGCTGCCTCATTTCATCAAGGACGATTACGGGCCCGAGAGCAGAGGCTTCGTGGAGAACTCCTACCTGGCCGGTCTGACGCCCACCGAGTTCTTCTTCCACGCCATGGGAGGGCGCGAGGGTCTGATCGACACGGCCGTCAAGACCGCTGAgaccg GTTACATCCAGCGGCGTCTGATCAAGTCCATGGAGTCGGTGATGGTCAAGTACGACGGCACGGTGCGCAACTCCATCAACCAGGTGGTGCAGCTGCGCTACGGCGAAGACGGCCTGGCGGGGGAGAACGTCGAGTTCCAAAACATGGCGACGCTCAAGCCGTCCAACAAAGCCTTCGAGAAGAA GTTCAAGTTCGACTGCGGCAACGAGCGGGCGCTGAGGCGAACGTTGCAGGAGGACGTGGTCAAGGACGTGATGACCAACGCCCACGTGCAAGGCACGCTGGAGCGAGAGTTTGACAAGATGAAGGAGGACCGGGAGAACCTCCGAACGATTTTCCCCACCGGCGACAGCAAG GTGGTGCTGCCGTGCAACTTGGCCCGAATGATTTGGAACGCGCAGAAGATCTTCCGCATCAACACTCGCACTCCCACCGACCTCAATCCCATTCGGGTTGTCGAAG GTGTTGAGGAGCTGAGCAAGAAGCTGGTGATTGTGAACGGCGAAGACCGGCTCAGCAGGCAGGCCCAAGAGAACGCCACGCTTCTCTTCAACATCCACCTGCGCTCCACCCTCTGCTCCAAGCGCATGACCGAAGAGTTCCGCCTCACCACCGAGGCTTTCGACTGGCTGCTGGGAGAGATCGAGACCAAGTTCAACCACTCTGTT GCCCATCCGGGTGAAATGGTGGGCGCTCTGGCCGCTCAGTCTCTGGGAGAACCGGCCACCCAGATGACCCTGAACACCTTCCACTACGCCGGCGTGTCGGCCAAGAACGTGACGCTGGGCGTGCCCCGTCTCAAGGAGTTGATCAACATTTCCAAGAAGCCCAAAACGCCCTCGCTGACGGTCTTCTTGCTGGGCCAGGCCGCCAGGGATGCCGAGAGAGCCAAAGACATCCTCTGCCGCCTGGAGCACACCACACTAAGAAAG GTGACCGCCAACACCGCCATCTACTACGACCCCAACCCCCAGAACACGGTGGTGGCCGAGGACCAGGAGTGGGTGAACGTCTACTACGAGATGCCGGATTTCGACGTGACCCGCATTTCCCCCTGGCTGCTGCGCATCGAGCTGGACCGCAAGCACATGACGGATCGCAAGCTGACCATGGAGCAGATCGCCGAGAAGATCAACGCAGGTTTCGGAGACGACCTGAACTGCATCTTCAACGACGACAATGCGGAGAAGCTGGTCTTGCGAATCCGGATCATGAAGAGCGACGAGAACAAGTTCCAAGAG GACGAAGAGGTGGTGGACAAAATGGACGACGACGTCTTCTTGCGCTGCATCGAGTCCAACATGCTGACGGACATGACGCTGCAAGGCATCGAGCAGATCAGCAAGGTCTACATGCACCTGCCCCAGACGGACAACAAGAAGAAGATCATCATCACCGAGGACGGCGAGTTCAAGGCGCTGCAGGAGTGGATCCTGGAGACGGACGGCGTCAGCCTCATGAGGGTCCTGAGCGAGAAGGACGTGGATCCCGTCAGGACCACGTCCAACGACATCGTGGAGATCTTCACG GTGCTCGGAATCGAGGCCGTGCGCAAGGCCCTGGAGAGGGAGCTGTACCACGTGATCTCCTTCGACGGCTCCTACGTCAACTACCGCCACTTGGCTCTGCTGTGCGACACCATGACGTGCCGCGGCCACCTGATGGCCATCACGCGGCACGGCATCAACCGGCAGGACACGGGCCCCCTCATGAAGTGTTCCTTTGAGGAGACG GTGGACGTGCTGATGGAGGCGTCGTCCCACGGGGAAAGCGATCCCATGAAGGGCGTGTCGGAGAACATCATGCTGGGCCAGCTGGCCCCCGCCGGCACGGGCTGCTTCGACCTGCTCCTGGATGCCGAAAAGTGCAAGTACGGCATGGAGATCCCCACCAACATACCCGGAATCAGCGTCGCCGGCC CCACCGGGATGTTCTTTGGCTCCGTGCCGAGTCCCATGAGTGGCCGCTCCCCCGCCATGACCCCCTGGAACACGGGCGCGACGCCGGCCCACGGCGCCTGGTCTCCCAGCATTG GGAGCGGCATGACCCCCGGAGCAGCCGGCTTCTCCCCGAGCGCGGCCTCGGACGCCagcggcttttctccgggttatTCGCCGGCTTGGTCGCCCACTCCCGGGTCCCCCGGCTCCCCCGGACCTGCCAGCCCTTACATCCCTTCTCCGG GTGGCGCCATGTCGCCCAACTACTCGCCCACGTCGCCCGCCTACGAGCCCCGCTCCCCCGGCGGCTACACCCCCCAGAGCCCAGGCTACTCGCCCACGTCGCCCTCCTATTCCCCGACGTCGCCCTCCTACTCCCCCACCAGCCCCAATTACAGCCCGACCTCCCCTTCCTACTCGCCCACCTCCCCGAGTTACTCGCCCACGTCGCCGTCCTACTCGCCCACGTCGCCTTCGTACTCGCCGACGTCCCCCTCCTATTCGCCCACCTCGCCGTCTTACTCGCCCACGTCTCCCTCCTATTCGCCCACCTCGCCCAGCTACAGCCCCACTTCGCCCAGCTACAGCCCGACGTCGCCGTCGTACTCGCCCACCTCTCCTTCTTACTCTCCCACCTCGCCCTCTTATTCCCCCACTTCCCCGTCATACTCCCCCACTTCGCCGTCGTACTCGCCGACCTCTCCGTCCTACTCGCCGACGAGCCCCAGCTACAGCCCCACCTCGCCCAACTACACGCCCACCTCGCCCAGCTACTCGCCCACTTCCCCCTCCTACTCTCCCACCTCCCCCTCCTACTCTCCCACCTCCCCCAACTATACGCCGACCAGCCCCAACTACTCTCCCACCTCCCCCTCGTACTCTCCCACCTCACCGTCCTACTCGCCCTCCAGTCCGCGTTACACCCCGCAGTCACCCACCTACACGCCCAGCTCGCCCTCGTACAGCCCCAGCTCCCCCTCCTACTCCCCCACCTCGCCTAAATACACCCCGACTTCGCCCTCGTACAGTCCCAGCTCCCCAGAGTACACCCCCACCTCGCCCAAGTACTCCCCGACCTCGCCCAAGTACTCCCCCACCTCGCCCAAGTACTCCCCGACCTCGCCCACTTATTCTCCGACCACTCCCAAGTACAGCCCCACCTCGCCCACCTACTCCCCGACCTCCCCGACTTACACGCCCACCAGCCCCAAATACTCGCCCACCTCGCCGACGTATTCGCCCACGTCGCCCAAGTACTCGCCGACCTCGCCCACGTACTCTCCGACCAGCCCAAAAGGCTCCACCTACAGCCCCACCTCGCCCGGATACAGCCCCACCTCGCCCACCTACAACCTGGTCGTCAGCCCcgacgacagcgacgaggaGAACAACTGA
- the capgb gene encoding capping protein (actin filament), gelsolin-like b isoform X1 produces the protein MEPESDSTTAGRVIHMLPFQDVAGQFGPEVRVAGLHVWRVEKMKAVRVPASRAGVFYNGDSYLVLDNRGEEGSDLHMWIGEKSSRDEQMACAMLAIQLDNFLGGDPIQHRQAQGYESPHFMNLFPRGVSYKDGGVESGFRKPRDSAAAAAVRRLYQVKGKRNIRAKEVELSWKSFNKGDCFILDLGEVIVSWSGSQANVFEKQKVREIASLIRDADRHGKARIVDAGEGEEPAEMLQALGPKPELAESTPQEDSEADASNAASLYKVSDATGAMSLTEVSAKSPFAKELLLRDDCFVLDNGANGKIFVWKGVGANAEEKRVALQMADKLMEQMNYSRMKTQVEILPQGKETVMFKQFFKNWN, from the exons ATGGAGCCCGAGTCGGACAGCACGACAGCGGGCCGCGTCATCCA CATGCTCCCCTTCCAGGACGTGGCGGGGCAGTTCGGTCCGGAGGTGCGAGTGGCGGGCCTGCACGTGTGGAGGGTGGAGAAGATGAAGGCCGTGCGAGTGCCCGCCTCCCGGGCGGGGGTGTTCTACAACGGCGACTCCTACTTGGTGCTGGACAACCGCGGAGAAGAGGGGAGCGACCTCCACATGTGGATCG GCGAGAAGTCGTCGCGCGACGAGCAGATGGCGTGCGCCATGCTGGCCATCCAACTTGACAACTTCCTGGGCGGAGACCCCATCCAGCACCGGCAGGCGCAGGGCTACGAGTCCCCGCACTTCATGAATCTCTTTCCCAGAGGTGTGAGCTACAAG GATGGAGGGGTGGAGTCGGGCTTCAGGAAGCCTCGggactcggcggcggcggcggcggtgcggCGCTTGTACCAGGTTAAAGGCAAACGCAACATCCGTGCGAAGGAGGTGGAGCTGTCCTGGAAGAGCTTCAACAAGGGCGACTGCTTCATCTTGGACCTTGGAGAG GTCATCGTGTCCTGGAGCGGGTCGCAGGCCAACGTCTTTGAGAAACAGAAGGTGAGGGAGATCGCCTCGCTGATTCGCGACGCCGACAGACATGGCAAAGCTCGCATCGTGGACGCCGGCGAGGGGGAGGAGCCTGCCGAAATGCTCCAG GCCTTGGGACCAAAGCCCGAGCTGGCCGAAAGCACGCCGCAGGAGGACAGCGAGGCGGACGCCTCCAACGCGGCCTCCCTCTACAAG GTCTCCGACGCCACCGGCGCCATGTCGCTGACCGAGGTCTCGGCCAAGAGCCCGTTTGCCAAGGAGCTGCTGCTTCGTGACGACTGTTTCGTCCTGGACAACGGCGCCAACGGCAAGATCTTCGTGTGGAAAG GAGTTGGGGCCAACGCGGAGGAGAAGCGGGTGGCCCTGCAGATGGCCGACAAGTTGATGGAGCAGATGAACTACTCCAGGATGAAAACTCAG GTGGAGATCCTGCCGCAGGGGAAGGAGACCGTCATGTTCAAGCAGTTTTTCAAGAACTGGAACTAA
- the capgb gene encoding capping protein (actin filament), gelsolin-like b isoform X2 — protein sequence MLPFQDVAGQFGPEVRVAGLHVWRVEKMKAVRVPASRAGVFYNGDSYLVLDNRGEEGSDLHMWIGEKSSRDEQMACAMLAIQLDNFLGGDPIQHRQAQGYESPHFMNLFPRGVSYKDGGVESGFRKPRDSAAAAAVRRLYQVKGKRNIRAKEVELSWKSFNKGDCFILDLGEVIVSWSGSQANVFEKQKVREIASLIRDADRHGKARIVDAGEGEEPAEMLQALGPKPELAESTPQEDSEADASNAASLYKVSDATGAMSLTEVSAKSPFAKELLLRDDCFVLDNGANGKIFVWKGVGANAEEKRVALQMADKLMEQMNYSRMKTQVEILPQGKETVMFKQFFKNWN from the exons ATGCTCCCCTTCCAGGACGTGGCGGGGCAGTTCGGTCCGGAGGTGCGAGTGGCGGGCCTGCACGTGTGGAGGGTGGAGAAGATGAAGGCCGTGCGAGTGCCCGCCTCCCGGGCGGGGGTGTTCTACAACGGCGACTCCTACTTGGTGCTGGACAACCGCGGAGAAGAGGGGAGCGACCTCCACATGTGGATCG GCGAGAAGTCGTCGCGCGACGAGCAGATGGCGTGCGCCATGCTGGCCATCCAACTTGACAACTTCCTGGGCGGAGACCCCATCCAGCACCGGCAGGCGCAGGGCTACGAGTCCCCGCACTTCATGAATCTCTTTCCCAGAGGTGTGAGCTACAAG GATGGAGGGGTGGAGTCGGGCTTCAGGAAGCCTCGggactcggcggcggcggcggcggtgcggCGCTTGTACCAGGTTAAAGGCAAACGCAACATCCGTGCGAAGGAGGTGGAGCTGTCCTGGAAGAGCTTCAACAAGGGCGACTGCTTCATCTTGGACCTTGGAGAG GTCATCGTGTCCTGGAGCGGGTCGCAGGCCAACGTCTTTGAGAAACAGAAGGTGAGGGAGATCGCCTCGCTGATTCGCGACGCCGACAGACATGGCAAAGCTCGCATCGTGGACGCCGGCGAGGGGGAGGAGCCTGCCGAAATGCTCCAG GCCTTGGGACCAAAGCCCGAGCTGGCCGAAAGCACGCCGCAGGAGGACAGCGAGGCGGACGCCTCCAACGCGGCCTCCCTCTACAAG GTCTCCGACGCCACCGGCGCCATGTCGCTGACCGAGGTCTCGGCCAAGAGCCCGTTTGCCAAGGAGCTGCTGCTTCGTGACGACTGTTTCGTCCTGGACAACGGCGCCAACGGCAAGATCTTCGTGTGGAAAG GAGTTGGGGCCAACGCGGAGGAGAAGCGGGTGGCCCTGCAGATGGCCGACAAGTTGATGGAGCAGATGAACTACTCCAGGATGAAAACTCAG GTGGAGATCCTGCCGCAGGGGAAGGAGACCGTCATGTTCAAGCAGTTTTTCAAGAACTGGAACTAA